In one window of Erinaceus europaeus chromosome 17, mEriEur2.1, whole genome shotgun sequence DNA:
- the RRM1 gene encoding ribonucleoside-diphosphate reductase large subunit, which translates to MHVIKRDGRQERVMFDKITSRIQKLCYGLNMDFVDPAQITMKVIQGLYSGVTTVELDTLAAETAATLTTKHPDYAILAARIAVSNLHKETKKVFSDVMEDLFNYINPHNGKHSPMVAKSTLDVVVANKDRLNSAIIYDRDFSYNYFGFKTLERSYLLKINGKVAERPQHMLMRVSVGIHKEDIDAAIETYNLLSEKWFTHASPTLFNAGTNRPQLSSCFLLSMKDDSIEGIYDTLKQCALISKSAGGIGVAVSCIRATGSYIAGTNGNSNGLVPMLRVYNNTARYVDQGGNKRPGAFAIYLEPWHLDIFEFLDLKKNTGKEEQRARDLFFALWIPDLFMKRVETNQDWSLMCPNECPGLDEVWGEEFEKLYESYEKQGRVRKVVKAQQLWYAVIESQTETGTPYMLYKDSCNRKSNQQNLGTIKCSNLCTEVVEYTSKDEVAVCNLASLALNMYVTSEHTYDFKKLAEVTKVIVRNLNKIIDINYYPVPEACLSNKRHRPIGIGVQGLADAFILMRYPFESPEAQLLNKQIFETIYYGALEASCELAKELGPYETYGGSPVSKGILQYDMWNVTPTDLWDWKILKEKIAKYGVRNSLLIAPMPTASTAQILGNNESIEPYTSNIYTRRVLSGEFQIVNPHLLKDLTERGLWNEEMKNQIIACNGSIQSIPEIPDDLKQLYKTVWEISQKTVLKMAAERGAFIDQSQSLNIHIAEPNYGKLTSMHFYGWKQGLKTGMYYLRTRPAANPIQFTLNKEKLKDKEKASKEEEEKERNTAAMVCSLENREECLMCGS; encoded by the exons ATGCATGTGATCAAGCGAG ATGGCCGCCAAGAGCGGGTTATGTTTGACAAAATTACTTCTCGAATCCAGAAGCTTTGTTATGGACTCAATATGGACTTTGTTGATCCT gCTCAGATCACCATGAAAGTTATCCAGGGCTTATATAGTGGGGTTACCACTGTGGAACTGGATACATTGGCTGCTGAAACAGCTGCCACCCTGACTACTAAGCACCCTGACTATGCCATCCTGGCAGCAAGGATTGCTGTCTCCAACTtgcacaaagaaacaaagaaagtgtTCAGTG atGTCATGGAAGACCTGTTTAATTACATAAATCCACATAATGGGAAACACTCTCCTATGGTGGCCAAGTCAACACTGGACGTCGTTGTGGCTAACAAAGAT CGCCTGAATTCTGCCATTATTTATGACCGAGATTTCTCTTACAACTACTTTGGCTTTAAA ACATTGGAACGATCTTACTTGTTGAAGATCAATGGAAAAG TGGCTGAAAGACCACAACACATGTTGATGAGGGTTTCAGTGGGAATTCACAAAGAAGATATTGATGCTGCTATTGAAACATACAACCTTCTCTCTGAGAAGTGGTTCACCCATGCCTCCCCTACTCTCTTTAATGCTGGTACGAACCGCCCACAACTTTCCAG CTGTTTCCTTCTCAGCATGAAAGATGATAGCATAGAAGGTATTTATGACACTCTAAAGCAGTGTGCGCTGATTTCCAAGTCTGCTGGGGGAATTGGTGTTGCTGTGAGTTGTATTCGAGCTACTGGCAGCTACATTGCGGGG ACAAACGGCAATTCCAATGGCCTTGTGCCAATGCTGAGAGTATATAACAACACAGCTCGTTATGTAGATCAAGGTGGAAACAAG CGACCTGGGGCCTTTgctatttatctggaaccatggCATTTAGACATCTTTGAGTTCCTTGACTTAAAGAAAAATACAGGAAAGGAAGAGCAGCGGGCCAGGGACctcttctttgccctttggatcccGGATCTCTTTATGAAACGAGTGGAGACTAATCAG GACTGGTCTTTGATGTGTCCAAATGAGTGTCCTGGTCTGGATGAAGTTTGGGGAGAAGAATTTGAAAAGCTGTATGAAAG ttaTGAGAAACAGGGTCGTGTCCGAAAAGTTGTAAAAGCTCAGCAGCTCTGGTACGCCGTCATCGAGTCTCAGACGGAGACGGGCACCCCCTACATGCTCTACAAAGATTCTTGCAATCGGAAGAGCAACCAGCAGAACCTGGGAACCATCAAATGCAGCAATCTGTGCACAGAAGTTGTAGAGTACACCAGCAAAGATGAG GTTGCAGTTTGTAACTTAGCTTCTCTGGCCCTGAATATGTATGTTACGTCAGAGCATACATACGACTTTAAGAAGCTGGCTGAAGTCACCAAAGTCATTGTCAGGAACTTGAATAAAATTATTGATATTAACTACTACCCTGTCCCAGag GCATGTTTGTCAAATAAACGTCACCGCCCCATTGGAATCGGGGTACAAGGTTTGGCAGATGCTTTTATTCTCATGCGGTATCCTTTTGAAAGTCCAGAGGCCCAGTTACtgaataaacaaatctttgaaACCATTTATTATGGAGCCTTGGAAGCCAGCTGTGAACTTGCCAAGGAGCTGGGCCCATATGAAACCTATGGGGGCTCTCCAGTTAGCAAAGGA ATCCTTCAGTATGATATGTGGAATGTGACTCCCACAGACCTATGGGACTGGAAAATTCTCAAGGAGAAAATTGCAAA ATATGGAGTAAGGAACAGTTTACTTATTGCTCCGATGCCTACTGCTTCAACTGCTCAGATTCTGGGAAATAATGAGTCTATTGAACCTTATACCAGCAATATCTACACTCGTAGAGTCTTATCGGGAGAATTTCAG ATTGTAAACCCTCACTTACTGAAGGATCTTACTGAGCGGGGCTTATGGAATGAAGAGATGAAAAACCAAATTATTGCGTGTAATGGATCCATCCAG AGCATACCAGAAATTCCAGATGATCTGAAGCAACTGTATAAGACTGTGTGGGAAATCTCTCAGAAAACAGTTCTCAAGATGGCGGCTGAGAGAGGTGCTTTCATTGATCAAAGCCAGTCATTGAATATCCACATCGCTGAGCCTAACTACGGCAAGCTCACTAGTATGCACTTCTACGGCTGGAAGCAG ggTTTGAAGACTGGAATGTACTATTTAAGGACAAGACCAGCAGCTAATCCCATCCAATTCACTCTAAATAAGGAGAAGCTGAAAGATAAGGAGAAGGCatcaaaagaggaagaagagaaggagaggaatacAGCAGCTATGGTGTGCTCTTTGGAGAATAGAGAGGAGTGTCTGATGTGTGGATCTTGA